One bacterium genomic region harbors:
- a CDS encoding nucleotide exchange factor GrpE: MMNKKCKTLREEAEEYKDKYLRSLAELENYKKQAVKERAEILQYTRENMLVDFIRVVDDFEHALSALKLVNALNPQDRETKSDSTEKKGKSVEIPKIDDFYKGVELIYNNFLAFLDSKGVKPFSGKGTKFDPRLHEVVGVEESKDTEDGIIVKELCRGYALNDKILRPAKVIVSKVCDSAQKVEIEIKDKNNQKDAPAKVEIIPPETEKAS; encoded by the coding sequence ATGATGAACAAAAAATGCAAAACGCTTAGAGAAGAAGCAGAGGAATACAAGGACAAATACTTGCGTTCCCTTGCCGAACTTGAAAACTACAAAAAACAGGCAGTTAAAGAACGGGCCGAAATACTACAATATACAAGGGAGAACATGCTTGTAGACTTTATAAGAGTCGTAGACGATTTTGAACACGCTCTTAGTGCACTAAAATTGGTCAACGCCCTAAATCCACAAGACAGGGAAACAAAATCCGACTCGACCGAAAAAAAGGGTAAGTCGGTAGAAATTCCAAAAATTGATGACTTTTATAAAGGAGTAGAGCTTATTTACAATAACTTTTTGGCGTTTCTTGACTCTAAAGGGGTAAAACCTTTCAGCGGGAAAGGGACAAAATTCGACCCGAGGTTACACGAAGTTGTAGGAGTAGAAGAAAGTAAAGATACGGAAGATGGCATAATAGTTAAGGAACTTTGTAGAGGATACGCCTTGAACGATAAAATTCTAAGACCGGCAAAGGTTATTGTGTCAAAAGTATGTGATTCTGCTCAAAAAGTAGAAATAGAGATTAAAGATAAAAACAACCAAAAAGATGCCCCCGCCAAGGTGGAGATAATCCCGCCGGAGACGGAAAAGGCTTCTTAA